From the genome of Pantoea alfalfae, one region includes:
- a CDS encoding phosphoketolase family protein, which yields MSYSPASPEFTLLDRYWRAANYLSVGQIYLMDNPLLREPLKPEHIKPRLLGHWGTTPGLNFIYAHLNRVIRKQNLNMIYICGPGHGGPGMVANTWLEGSYSEIYPHISQDAAGMQRLFKQFSFPGGIPSHAAPETPGSINEGGELGYSLSHAFGAAFDNPDLVVPCVIGDGEAETGPLASSWHGIKFLNPERDGAVLPILHLNGYKIANPTLLGRSSDEDLHQLFSGYGYEPIFVCGHEPEKMHPLMAEALDNAFSKIAQYQREARSGNASTDVPRWPMIILRSPKGWTGPKTVDGKKVEDFWRAHQVPVAACREDDGHRQILETWMRSYQPDDLFDEQGRLKPELQALAPEGDKRMGASPYANGGLLRRELDTPGIAEFACDVSEPGTEMAQATEHLGRYLSVLFQRNRDNFRLFGPDETASNRLTPVFDVTSRTWLERTEPYDEQLARDGRVMEILSEHQCQGWLEGYLLTGRHGLFNCYEAFIHIVDSMFNQHAKWLKVSRKLGWRKPISSLNYLLSSHVWRQDHNGYSHQDPGFIDHVANKKADIVRIYLPPDANTLLWVGDHCLRTWDRINVIVAGKQPAPQWLDMASAVTHCEAGMGEWRWAGTTPENEQPDVVMACAGDVPTMETMAAVDLLREMLPELRIRVVNVVDLLALQPEEQHPHGKSDAEFDALFTQDKPVIFAFHGYPTLIHRLTYSRTNHRNFHVRGFNEEGTTTTPFDMTVLNELDRYHLAQEAILRVPGLADTHPELLEDLQQRLAEHHRYVREHGEDLPEVQNWKWPSATAPGAPD from the coding sequence ATGTCTTACTCCCCTGCGTCACCCGAATTTACCCTGCTCGACCGCTACTGGCGGGCAGCGAACTACCTCTCCGTCGGACAGATTTACCTGATGGATAACCCACTGTTACGCGAACCGCTCAAACCGGAGCACATCAAACCGCGTCTGCTGGGCCACTGGGGCACCACGCCAGGGCTGAATTTTATCTACGCTCATCTCAACCGTGTTATCCGCAAACAGAACCTGAATATGATCTACATCTGCGGGCCAGGACACGGCGGCCCTGGCATGGTGGCAAATACCTGGCTGGAGGGCAGCTACAGCGAGATTTATCCGCACATCTCTCAGGATGCGGCGGGCATGCAGCGCCTGTTTAAGCAGTTTTCTTTTCCGGGCGGCATTCCCAGCCACGCCGCGCCAGAAACGCCCGGCTCGATTAATGAAGGCGGTGAGCTGGGCTATTCGCTCTCCCATGCCTTTGGTGCCGCTTTCGATAATCCCGATCTGGTGGTGCCATGCGTGATTGGCGACGGTGAAGCCGAGACCGGGCCGCTGGCCTCAAGCTGGCACGGCATCAAATTCCTCAACCCTGAACGTGACGGTGCGGTGCTGCCGATTCTGCATCTGAATGGCTATAAGATTGCCAACCCGACGCTGCTGGGTCGCAGCAGCGACGAAGACCTGCACCAGCTGTTCAGTGGCTACGGCTATGAGCCGATATTTGTCTGCGGACATGAACCGGAAAAAATGCATCCGCTGATGGCGGAGGCACTGGATAACGCCTTCAGTAAGATCGCTCAGTATCAGCGAGAGGCGCGCAGCGGCAACGCCAGCACTGACGTGCCGCGCTGGCCGATGATTATTCTGCGCAGCCCCAAAGGCTGGACCGGCCCAAAAACGGTCGACGGCAAGAAAGTTGAGGATTTCTGGCGGGCGCATCAGGTGCCGGTCGCGGCCTGTCGTGAAGATGACGGTCATCGCCAGATCCTTGAGACGTGGATGCGCAGCTATCAGCCTGACGACCTGTTTGATGAGCAGGGTCGCCTGAAGCCGGAACTGCAGGCGCTGGCACCAGAGGGCGATAAGCGCATGGGCGCTTCACCGTATGCCAATGGCGGCCTGCTGCGTCGTGAGCTGGATACGCCCGGGATCGCAGAGTTTGCCTGCGATGTCAGCGAGCCAGGTACGGAGATGGCGCAGGCCACCGAGCATCTGGGCCGCTATCTCAGCGTGCTGTTCCAGCGTAACCGCGATAATTTCCGCCTGTTTGGCCCGGATGAAACCGCCTCTAACCGCCTGACACCCGTCTTCGACGTGACCAGCCGCACCTGGCTGGAACGAACCGAGCCTTATGATGAGCAGCTGGCGCGGGATGGCCGGGTGATGGAAATTCTCAGTGAGCATCAGTGTCAGGGCTGGCTGGAAGGCTATCTGCTGACCGGCCGCCACGGACTGTTCAACTGCTATGAGGCTTTTATTCACATCGTCGATTCGATGTTTAACCAGCACGCCAAGTGGCTGAAAGTCTCGCGCAAACTGGGCTGGCGTAAACCGATCTCGTCGCTGAACTATCTGCTCTCGTCCCATGTCTGGCGGCAGGACCACAATGGCTACAGCCATCAGGATCCGGGCTTTATCGATCACGTCGCTAACAAGAAAGCGGACATCGTGCGCATCTACCTGCCGCCCGATGCCAATACGCTGCTGTGGGTTGGCGATCACTGCCTGCGCACCTGGGACCGGATCAATGTGATTGTGGCGGGTAAACAGCCTGCGCCGCAGTGGCTGGATATGGCCAGCGCCGTGACACATTGTGAAGCGGGTATGGGTGAGTGGCGCTGGGCGGGCACTACGCCGGAGAATGAACAGCCGGATGTGGTGATGGCCTGTGCCGGTGATGTCCCAACTATGGAAACGATGGCGGCGGTCGATCTGCTGCGCGAGATGCTGCCCGAACTGCGCATCCGCGTGGTGAATGTAGTCGACCTGCTGGCGCTACAGCCGGAAGAGCAGCATCCGCATGGCAAATCTGATGCGGAGTTCGATGCGCTGTTTACCCAGGACAAACCGGTGATCTTTGCCTTCCACGGCTATCCGACGCTGATCCATCGCCTGACCTATTCCCGTACCAATCACCGCAACTTCCATGTGCGCGGCTTCAATGAAGAGGGAACCACCACCACGCCATTTGATATGACGGTGCTGAACGAGCTTGACCGCTATCATCTCGCGCAGGAGGCGATTCTGCGCGTGCCGGGACTGGCCGATACACATCCGGAACTGCTGGAGGATTTACAGCAGCGTCTGGCGGAGCATCATCGCTATGTCCGTGAACATGGCGAAGATTTGCCGGAGGTGCAGAACTGGAAATGGCCGTCGGCCACCGCACCCGGTGCACCTGATTAA
- a CDS encoding aminotransferase-like domain-containing protein has protein sequence MSLTPASNQPLYQQLADSFAEAIHQGTLKPGKRLPAIRRVAQSHQVSVNTVLNAWQMLEDRGLIEARPQSGYYVRGVLPAVTRHGQHKARVRDPSSGKLDLIDKVFAAQNHPDYTNISLACPQDSELFPAARIARITASLLRRHPNIIGRYALPPGSERLREEIARRALHAGQTLTADEITLTHGCMEALQLALRAVTQPGDCVGLESPTYFFLFPLLASLGLKALEIPTDPQHGLSLDALEMLLQEQRIKALIAMPSVQNPLGCGMSLENKKRLAKLVNTYHVPLIEDGLYDELQFDWPLSPAVKAFDRDGWVIYCTSFTKTVAPDFRLGWTAAGRFHDAIARLKAVSSMAESALLSETLAEFLASGGYDHHLRTLRRRYAANLDEARGLIARYFPVGTRATLPRGGFVFWVELPGGVNTTEMFDRLLQEQICVTPGALYSLSERYNHALRLSCCYPFDARYTRAIQRAGELACELAGVSCGQAQGVPLRPQTV, from the coding sequence GTGTCCCTTACTCCTGCTTCCAATCAGCCGCTCTATCAGCAGCTCGCAGACAGCTTCGCTGAGGCCATCCATCAGGGCACGCTGAAACCCGGTAAACGCCTGCCGGCGATCCGCCGTGTCGCGCAGTCACACCAGGTCAGCGTCAATACGGTGCTGAATGCCTGGCAGATGCTGGAAGATCGCGGGCTGATTGAGGCGCGGCCGCAGTCGGGCTACTACGTGCGCGGCGTGTTGCCGGCTGTAACCCGTCACGGTCAGCATAAAGCCCGGGTACGCGACCCCAGCAGCGGTAAGCTCGACCTGATCGATAAGGTGTTTGCAGCGCAGAATCATCCCGACTACACCAATATTTCCCTGGCCTGCCCGCAGGACAGCGAGCTGTTTCCGGCGGCGCGCATCGCCCGGATTACCGCCTCACTGCTGCGCCGTCATCCCAACATCATCGGGCGCTATGCACTTCCACCCGGTAGTGAGCGCTTACGGGAGGAGATTGCGCGACGGGCGCTGCACGCCGGGCAAACGCTCACCGCCGATGAGATCACCCTGACCCATGGTTGCATGGAGGCTTTACAACTGGCGCTGCGGGCGGTGACGCAGCCCGGCGACTGCGTTGGGCTGGAGTCGCCGACCTACTTTTTCCTCTTCCCCCTGCTGGCGTCGCTGGGCCTGAAGGCGCTGGAAATCCCTACCGATCCGCAGCATGGCCTGTCGCTGGATGCGCTGGAGATGCTGCTTCAGGAGCAGCGTATTAAGGCACTGATTGCGATGCCCAGCGTGCAGAACCCGCTGGGCTGCGGCATGTCGCTGGAGAATAAGAAGCGGCTGGCTAAGTTAGTGAATACTTACCACGTTCCGCTGATTGAAGATGGGCTTTATGACGAGTTGCAGTTCGACTGGCCGCTCTCACCCGCCGTGAAAGCCTTTGATCGCGATGGCTGGGTGATCTACTGCACCAGCTTCACCAAAACCGTGGCACCCGATTTCCGACTTGGCTGGACCGCCGCAGGTCGTTTTCATGATGCGATTGCCCGACTGAAAGCAGTGTCGTCGATGGCCGAATCCGCCCTGCTCTCGGAAACGCTGGCGGAGTTTCTTGCGTCCGGCGGTTATGACCATCATCTGCGCACGCTACGCCGTCGCTACGCGGCCAATCTGGATGAGGCGCGCGGTCTGATCGCCCGTTACTTCCCGGTGGGAACCCGCGCGACGCTGCCACGCGGTGGATTTGTTTTCTGGGTTGAGTTACCGGGCGGCGTGAATACCACAGAGATGTTTGATCGACTGCTGCAGGAGCAGATTTGCGTCACGCCTGGCGCGCTCTATTCGCTGAGTGAGCGCTACAACCATGCGCTGCGTCTCTCCTGCTGCTATCCGTTTGATGCGCGCTATACCCGGGCGATTCAGCGCGCAGGTGAACTCGCCTGTGAACTGGCAGGCGTGTCGTGCGGCCAGGCTCAGGGTGTACCGTTGCGGCCCCAGACGGTATAG
- a CDS encoding LysE family translocator: protein MLDPSFFSYVTVMSITPGPNNLLLATSGVNFGMRRTLPMVFGILVGCAVQTVIAGMALEVLLHWMAAIRLPLTLAGCTYLMWLSWKIFRAGAPEARTRAQPMTLVGGACFQAINPKAWLMATNVALLYSGSSGVLTVMIAFMLLNLPCILIWAALGDRLRSHLQIAWKRQLFNSLMALSLVATTVWMLTDALLAA, encoded by the coding sequence ATGCTCGATCCCTCTTTCTTCAGTTACGTTACCGTGATGTCGATTACCCCAGGCCCGAACAATCTGTTGCTGGCGACATCCGGGGTCAATTTTGGCATGCGGCGGACCCTGCCGATGGTGTTTGGCATTCTGGTGGGCTGCGCGGTACAGACAGTGATTGCCGGGATGGCATTGGAGGTGTTGCTGCACTGGATGGCGGCGATTCGCCTGCCGCTGACGCTGGCAGGCTGTACCTATCTGATGTGGTTATCCTGGAAAATTTTTCGCGCCGGTGCACCGGAAGCGCGAACCCGGGCACAGCCGATGACGCTGGTGGGCGGTGCCTGCTTCCAGGCCATCAACCCCAAAGCCTGGCTGATGGCCACCAACGTCGCGCTGCTTTACAGCGGCAGTAGCGGTGTGCTGACGGTGATGATCGCCTTTATGCTGCTCAATCTGCCCTGCATCCTGATCTGGGCTGCGCTGGGCGATCGCCTGCGCAGCCATCTGCAGATTGCCTGGAAGCGTCAGCTGTTTAACAGCCTGATGGCGCTGTCACTGGTGGCGACGACCGTCTGGATGCTGACCGACGCGCTGCTGGCCGCTTAA